One genomic region from Quercus robur chromosome 4, dhQueRobu3.1, whole genome shotgun sequence encodes:
- the LOC126721365 gene encoding protein ENHANCED DISEASE RESISTANCE 4-like, translated as MAEITAKLRLVRCPKCENLLPELADYSVYQCGGCGAVLGAKKKNVQADGMSDEERVVGVPAKSDHSSEKGMVDLSDASDTDVKPNGGSLRCSQVDSEKDDVGHGERYDDQSKLTTDKWVTETGLDMNADRNESVGAMGREQGELNPEIRTTSGLLRLGQMSDWKMGERGEMEGFRRKTRSDVEGVRYSTSNYPDEGPSNYNVDSSYNYGEPLTNLNDPDGASRVKYLQEDRAELLRKLDELKDQLSRSCNVVDKPKEKVPLDGRMVPPDPYSGPDNWFQNGSSMSNRQLPDKHVTGPPSGSDNWFQNGSSVSNRQFPDKHVTGPPYSNHWPDPYPYTNRHEVAMHSHSFYPSMHNPGYGDPFGSQMLRRNPHQLAGQYPQQPLHPYYSGQYIDTNPDSFEPYPPNSVFHQPSCPCLHCYDKLHRVSAPVRPPSFCNKRFPDVPNNPAMYHYEKLGAFGPCVHNSRTMIPPSNISDAQRHTRWPSDFNPEMGGFVRCHPRRVVLASGGRHRRPIAGGAPFLTCYNCFGLLQLPKKVLLTVRNQQKMRCGACSAVINFAVVNKKLVLSLHAETKDIPIDVDGSSNEVVRDSAPHFQSHMNRISANFSSDYDDSGYDFQSIDRETVSLPTGLGLNSNKAHENFHSSSPSTSDEENGPEVLIASKEVNNSTQGPIRAILSPPPPGSPLQDHFDYSSNNHAVNRLGKGNRSSRSDQEKVKPNKAASRQNSLKEVSLATEMEVSFNEYSNTGVSQDSGDAGREDDQPRNKGGDSFFANIIKKSFKDLSRSNQTDERGRSNISVNGHLIPERVVKKAEKQAGQIHPGKYWYDFRAGFWGVMGGPCLGIIPPFIEEFNYSMPENCAGGNTGVFVNGRELHQKDLDLLASRGLPTARDRSYIIEISGRILDEDTGEELDSLGKLAPTVEKAKHGFGMKASRAAQSQ; from the exons ATGGCGGAAATTACAGCTAAATTACGGTTGGTTCGGTGCCCAAAGTGTGAAAATCTTCTCCCTGAGCTCGCCGATTACTCTGTTTATCAGTGCGGTGGTTGCGGTGCTGTTCTTGGAG caaaaaagaagaatgtcCAGGCAGATGGTATGTCAGATGAAGAAAGAGTTGTTGGAGTTCCTGCTAAATCAGACCATTCCTCAGAGAAAGGAATGGTTGATTTGAGTGATGCTTCTGATACTGATGTTAAGCCAAATGGTGGCTCTTTGAGATGTAGTCAAGTGGATTCAGAGAAGGATGATGTTGGGCATGGTGAGAGATATGACGATCAATCTAAGCTTACAACTGATAAATGGGTCACTGAGACTGGTCTTGATATGAATGCAGATAGAAATGAATCGGTTGGTGCAATGGGAAGGGAGCAAGGGGAACTAAATCCTGAAATTAGAACTACAAGTGGGTTGCTAAGATTGGGACAAATGTCTGATTGGAAAATGGGGGAGAGAGGTGAGATGGAGGGGTTTCGAAGAAAAACAAGAAGTGATGTTGAAGGTGTGAGGTATTCAACTTCAAACTATCCTGATGAGGGCCCATCAAATTACAATGTGGACTCTTCTTATAATTATGGGGAACCATTGACAAACCTTAATGACCCGGATGGGGCTAGTAGGGTCAAGTATCTTCAAGAAGATCGAGCTGAGCTTTTGAGGAAGCTGGATGAGCTAAAGGATCAACTTAGTCGGTCTTGTAATGTGGTTGATAAACCAAAAGAGAAGGTTCCTCTTGATGGCAGGATGGTTCCTCCGGATCCTTATAGTGGCCCTGATAATTGGTTTCAAAATGGTTCTTCAATGTCAAATAGGCAGTTACCTGATAAACATGTTACTGGACCCCCTAGTGGCTCTGATAATTGGTTTCAAAATGGTTCTTCAGTGTCAAATAGGCAGTTTCCTGATAAACATGTTACGGGACCCCCTTATTCAAATCATTGGCCTGATCCATATCCTTATACCAACAGGCATGAAGTGGCTATGCATAGCCATAGCTTCTATCCTTCGATGCATAATCCTGGATATGGTGATCCTTTTGGATCTCAAATGCTCAGGAGAAATCCACACCAGTTAGCTGGTCAATACCCTCAACAGCCATTACATCCATACTATTCTGGGCAGTATATTGATACTAATCCTGACTCATTTGAGCCATACCCACCTAACTCAGTGTTTCACCAGCCTTCTTGCCCTTGTTTACATTGCTATGACAAACTTCATCGAGTTTCAGCTCCAGTTCGACCCCCTTCTTTTTGCAATAAAAGGTTTCCTGATGTTCCAAACAATCCTGCTATGTACCATTATGAGAAACTTGGGGCATTTGGTCCATGTGTTCATAATTCTAGGACTATGATTCCTCCATCAAACATTAGTGACGCACAACGCCACACAAGATGGCCAAGTGATTTTAATCCTGAGATGGGTGGTTTTGTTCGCTGCCATCCTCGTAGGGTTGTGTTAGCCAGTGGTGGCCGCCATCGCCGTCCCATAGCTGGTGGTGCCCCCTTTCTTACATGCTATAATTGCTTTGGGCTACTGCAACTTCCAAAGAAAGTACTGCTTACAGTGAGGAATCAACAAAAGATGCGTTGTGGGGCCTGTTCTGCGGTAATCAATTTTGCTGTTGTCAACAAAAAGCTAGTTCTTTCACTTCATGCTGAAACAAAGGATATTCCAATAGATGTTGATGGTAGCTCTAATGAGGTAGTGAGAGATAGTGCTCCACATTTCCAAAGCCATATGAATCGGATTAGTGCTAATTTCTCTTCTGATTATGATGATTCTGGTTATGATTTTCAGTCAATAGATAGAGAAACTGTTTCATTGCCTACGGGCCTAGGTTTGAACTCAAACAAGGCTCATGAGAACTTTCATTCTTCATCTCCTAGCACCTCTGATGAAGAAAATGGTCCAGAAGTCTTAATTGCTTCAAAAGAGGTGAACAACTCCACTCAGGGGCCAATTAGGGCCATTCTGTCTCCACCACCTCCTGGTTCACCACTTCAAGACCATTTTGATTACTCTTCTAATAATCATGCAGTGAACCGGCTGGGGAAGGGAAATCGAAGTAGTCGTTCAGATCAAGAGAAAGTGAAACCTAATAAGGCTGCCTCACGTCAAAATTCTTTGAAAGAGGTATCACTTGCAACTGAGATGGAGGTGTCATTCAATGAGTACTCTAATACAGGGGTTTCTCAAGATTCTGGTGATGCAGGCAGAGAAGATGATCAGCCCAGAAACAAAGGGGGTGATTCATTTTTTGCAAACATTATCAAGAAGAGCTTTAAGGATTTATCTAGATCTAATCAAACAGATGAACGCGGCAGAAGTAACATATCAGTAAATGGGCATCTCATACCAGAACGTGTGGTTAAGAAGGCTGAAAAGCAGGCTGGACAAATTCATCCTGGGAAATATTG GTATGACTTCCGAGCTGGATTCTGGGGTGTAATGGGTGGGCCCTGTCTTGGCATAATTCCC CCGTTCATTGAAGAGTTTAATTATTCCATGCCAGAGAATTGTGCTGGTGGAAATACTGGTGTTTTTGTCAATGGGAGAGAGCTTCATCAAAAAGATTTAGATTTGCTTGCTAGTAGAGGGCTTCCCACTGCTAGAGATAGATCTTACATCATTGAGATATCCGGGAGAATCCTGGATGAGGACACTGGTGAGGAGCTAGATAGTCTTGGCAAACTTGCCCCAAC GGTTGAGAAGGCAAAGCATGGATTTGGTATGAAAGCTTCAAGAGCAGCTCAGAGTCAATAG